The genomic DNA TAAATGCTCCTTTTTGCAACATTCACGAGCGACTATTAGTGTGCGTTTCGACTTACCCAAATGCCGTTCAATTAATTCGACGCGGCGCGAGAATTGCGGGTTATATGCACGCTCCTTTTTATTGTTTATTCGTTCAAGATCCGGAGCGATTTTTAACGAAAGCGGAAAGTTTGCACGTTGAAACCTGCGAGGGGTTGTGCGAGGAATTTGGAGGCGAGTTTGTTCGCGTTACGGACTCCGATAAAGTGAAAGCGATCGCGACGGTTGCCCAAAATTATCGCATTACGCAAATTGTTATCGGCGAAAGTCAGCGATCGCGCTGGCAACTGATTTTAAACGGATCGCTAACGCACAAACTCTTGCGATCGCTCAAAAATATCGACGTACATATCATTTCCACCGATAAGCGATAACCCTACCAACCGCGATCGCGTGCCACTTGCAACCATCGTTTCCGTAGTTTTTGCAATCCGGAAGGCTTGCGATCGCGCTCTTGCTGCCACTGAAACGCCACCCGCTCGACAATCTCCGAGAGTGAGGGCGAAAGCGTCGGAAATCGCAGCAAATCCCCAATTTTAAGGCGATTTTGCACGGCTAGAGCGATGGGGGCGATGGATTCTGCTGCTTGCAATCCGACGAGATGCGCGCCAAGGATTTCGCCGTCGGAGTGCAAAACGAGTTTGCAAAATCCGGCGCTCCCTTCCTGCACCCAAGCTTGCGATACGCCTTTATAATAGTCCCGCACCGCGATCGCATCCTCTCCATAATGATGTCTGGCTTGCGCCTCCGTCATCCCCACCCGCGCGAGATTCGGCTCGATAAAAATCGCACGTGCTAGAAAATGGTAATTAACGGCAAATCTCGGTAAAAATAAAGCGTTTTTGACGGCAATTCCCGCTTCGTAGCGGGCGATGTGGGCGAGAGGATAGCCGCCTAACAAACTCCCGCAGGCATAAATGCGAGGATTAGCGGTTTGTAACTTCTCGTTGACGGATATCTCGTTCGATCGCGCGATCGCGCCGACTCCCTCTAAATTTAAACCCCGCACGGCTGGAACGCCCTCAATCGCGAGCAAAATTTCTGCGGCTTCGATCGCTCGATTGCCCGCTTGCAGCCACTTTGCACCGGCGATTTGGCGGACTTGGGTAACGGGGGCGCGCGTTAAAATGCGAATGCCTTCTGCTTCGAGTTGGGCTTGTATCCAGCGTTCTGCTTCAACATCTTCTGCCGGTAAAATGCGATCGCCCGCAACGATTACAGTAATCTGTTTGCCGAGGCGCTGCAAACTCTGGGAAAGTTCGATTGCGAGGGGACTACCGCCGATAATGGCGAGATTGTTCGGGAGTGCCGCGTACTTTTCGGGCTGCCAAAGCGCATCGGGCGTAATGTAGCCGACTTCCTCGAGTCCTTCAATATCGGGAATGAAAGGAACCGAACCTGTCGCCAATAGGTAAGCGCGCGATCGCAACTTTCGATTTTCTGCAATAAAAGCCCGATCGGGCAAGCGACAAAATTCCCCCGGCCCGGTTAAAATATCAACGCCTAACGCTGCCAAGGTAGAGAGAGAATGTTCGGCTTTTAAAGATGCGATCGCCGCCCGCGCTACTGCAATCCCTTCTTCGCCCCACGCTTCCCCCAGCTTCGCCCAACGCGCCAAGGTGCGACAGTAGAGAGATTCGGCGCTGCTGTCGATCGCGGTTGCAGGGGAGGTGACTAAAGCAACGCGAGCATTGAGATTTACCGCTTTTGTTGCCGCATAAATCCCTTCAAAACTATCGCCAATGACAACGAGATCGAATTCAAATTTCACGAAGATAACTGGAAAGTGAAAAGTAACGAGTAACCCTTACCCAATACCTGTTAATCCCAGATTAGTAGGGGCGTATTGCATACCATTGGTGTCAACTTAAGCTTAAACCTGCTCGCATAGCCCGCCTTGGGTTCAAACCCAAGGCTAATAACTCAAGTCCTATAAATAGGACTGGGAAATTCAAATGTATCCAACCCGTTTCAACGGGTTTCAGCTAATCGCTGTGGAACTTGAGTTCCACCGCTGGCTAAGTGTTTCACCTTAAGTTGACGCTAATGATTGCATACGCCCGTCTCGATCCACTAAAACGTTCCGAGTAAGGCGCGTTCAACTTCAGGAGCAAAGTCAATGAAAACAAAGAAATCGGCGCGATACAAATAATCTTCATCTTCATTATCAATAACGCGAATGTATCCCGATTTTTTGGCATTCTCATCGGGGAGAATTTTATAAACTTTGCGGAGAGTTAATGAATCTGCATCTTCTGTCTGAATACAAATTGCATATTTAGATGGTGTTTCTATAGTCGTATTCATCCTTAATCTAAAAAGCACTTGATTTTCATTTTCTTTTTGCCCATCCCATGAGCTTCAAACCAATGGACTTCTGCAAGGCGAATCTCTCCACTAA from Oscillatoria sp. FACHB-1406 includes the following:
- a CDS encoding NAD(P)/FAD-dependent oxidoreductase, whose amino-acid sequence is MKFEFDLVVIGDSFEGIYAATKAVNLNARVALVTSPATAIDSSAESLYCRTLARWAKLGEAWGEEGIAVARAAIASLKAEHSLSTLAALGVDILTGPGEFCRLPDRAFIAENRKLRSRAYLLATGSVPFIPDIEGLEEVGYITPDALWQPEKYAALPNNLAIIGGSPLAIELSQSLQRLGKQITVIVAGDRILPAEDVEAERWIQAQLEAEGIRILTRAPVTQVRQIAGAKWLQAGNRAIEAAEILLAIEGVPAVRGLNLEGVGAIARSNEISVNEKLQTANPRIYACGSLLGGYPLAHIARYEAGIAVKNALFLPRFAVNYHFLARAIFIEPNLARVGMTEAQARHHYGEDAIAVRDYYKGVSQAWVQEGSAGFCKLVLHSDGEILGAHLVGLQAAESIAPIALAVQNRLKIGDLLRFPTLSPSLSEIVERVAFQWQQERDRKPSGLQKLRKRWLQVARDRGW